A genome region from Streptomyces sp. S4.7 includes the following:
- a CDS encoding ABC transporter permease subunit, translating to MSTARTTPAPTGVRPARTGITPARVPRSEWHKFWTLRSTWVTLSATSLLILGTGLVMAVGHEPDGGGSGGVGDPVVLTLIGIQFGQIILTVLGVLCSAGEYSTGMIRASLTAVPKRLPVLWAKAAVFTAVALVIGTVTVFTTFLLAQFFLSDTDMGASLTDPGIARAVAGTAVALTLLGALGLGLGALLRSVPGAIGAFFAGVVILPEVLSAVPSDAVKNAVAYFPARASESLGALRQVDGGLSDGTALLTLCLWAVAALGAAGWLLRRRDA from the coding sequence ATGAGCACCGCGCGAACCACCCCCGCTCCCACGGGTGTCAGGCCCGCACGCACGGGTATCACACCGGCCCGCGTCCCGCGCTCGGAGTGGCACAAGTTCTGGACCCTGCGCTCCACCTGGGTCACGCTCTCGGCGACGTCGCTGCTCATCCTCGGCACCGGCCTGGTCATGGCCGTCGGCCACGAGCCGGACGGCGGAGGCTCGGGAGGGGTCGGTGATCCGGTCGTCCTGACGCTTATCGGCATCCAGTTCGGCCAGATCATCCTCACGGTGCTCGGTGTCCTGTGCAGCGCGGGCGAGTACTCGACCGGCATGATCCGTGCCTCGCTCACCGCGGTCCCCAAGCGGCTGCCCGTGCTGTGGGCCAAGGCCGCGGTCTTCACCGCCGTGGCGCTCGTCATCGGCACGGTCACCGTCTTCACGACCTTCCTCCTCGCCCAGTTCTTCCTCTCGGACACGGACATGGGCGCCTCGCTCACCGATCCGGGCATCGCCCGCGCCGTCGCGGGCACGGCGGTCGCCCTCACGCTCCTCGGCGCGCTGGGCCTCGGCCTCGGCGCGCTGCTGCGCTCCGTGCCGGGAGCCATCGGCGCGTTCTTCGCGGGAGTGGTCATCCTGCCGGAAGTGCTGTCGGCGGTGCCGTCCGACGCCGTGAAGAACGCCGTCGCGTACTTCCCGGCCCGCGCCTCCGAATCCCTCGGCGCGCTGAGGCAGGTCGACGGGGGGCTGTCGGACGGGACAGCCCTGCTCACGCTCTGCCTGTGGGCGGTGGCCGCACTGGGAGCGGCGGGATGGCTGCTCAGACGGCGTGATGCATGA
- a CDS encoding ATP-binding SpoIIE family protein phosphatase: MNFTRWSARLPGTQRRIAARTGSGDSPAEPRDNSAHSQGAKSSVPAARGEFERHGEHGDRTGEHPDGRPDGGPAGIPALEELSVRDVLGGLPALVALVYGPDHRVAYVNDAYTDAFGPREPGTAAAECCPELVELGLMPLMDQVLRSGKPRTVKSRKVLAATSGTLTTSPHGSVNGSATVARDGSYTVTCTPVETSGSGGVLIFAADVTDHAEAAERLRAGERRLRETAVALQRSLLPQELEQPDDLRVAATYQPGGTDAAVGGDWYDVITLGAGRTALVIGDVMGRGVRAAAVMGQLRTAVRAYARLDLPPHEVLQLLDGLAAEIDPSQIATCVYAVHDPNEGRLVYASAGHLPILVRAEDGTVARAADPTGPPLGTGGWIHTSGTIELAPGSTAVLYTDGLVERRSEDIDEGVASLERALAGAKGSPQVVCDRLIRAMGVTAEHDDDVAVLVLQHPARTGHSAELFHNAALDLLGGIEAAPRARAFASGVLSSWRFPVELKDLGVLATSELVANSLQHGTPPMRLRLRRTDRRLIIEVTDGDDHLPLRRHAEPADEAGRGISIVATIASSWGSRRTPGGGKAVWCEFALPH; encoded by the coding sequence GTGAATTTCACGCGTTGGAGCGCCCGGCTCCCCGGTACACAGCGCCGCATCGCCGCGCGGACGGGCTCGGGGGACTCCCCTGCCGAGCCACGGGACAATTCCGCGCATTCGCAGGGCGCCAAGAGTTCCGTGCCCGCCGCCCGTGGTGAATTCGAACGACACGGCGAGCACGGCGACCGGACCGGCGAACACCCGGACGGAAGACCGGACGGCGGGCCGGCGGGAATCCCCGCTCTCGAAGAGCTCTCCGTCCGCGACGTCCTCGGAGGTCTCCCCGCTCTCGTCGCGCTGGTGTACGGCCCCGATCACCGCGTGGCCTACGTCAACGACGCCTACACGGACGCCTTCGGACCACGCGAGCCCGGCACGGCCGCGGCCGAGTGCTGCCCCGAACTGGTCGAGCTGGGCCTGATGCCCCTCATGGACCAGGTGCTGCGCAGCGGGAAGCCCCGCACGGTCAAGTCCCGCAAGGTCCTGGCGGCCACGTCCGGCACGCTCACCACCTCGCCGCACGGATCGGTCAACGGCTCGGCGACCGTGGCCCGTGACGGTTCGTACACGGTGACCTGCACCCCCGTCGAGACCAGCGGATCCGGCGGCGTCCTGATCTTCGCCGCCGACGTCACCGACCACGCCGAGGCCGCCGAGCGGCTGCGCGCCGGCGAGCGCCGGCTCCGCGAGACCGCCGTCGCCCTCCAGCGCTCGCTCCTCCCACAGGAGCTGGAACAGCCCGACGACCTGCGCGTCGCCGCCACATACCAGCCGGGCGGTACGGACGCGGCTGTCGGCGGCGACTGGTACGACGTGATCACCCTCGGCGCCGGCCGTACGGCCCTGGTCATCGGCGACGTCATGGGCCGCGGCGTCCGCGCGGCGGCCGTCATGGGCCAACTGCGCACCGCCGTCCGCGCGTACGCCCGCCTCGACCTGCCCCCGCACGAAGTCCTGCAACTGCTCGACGGACTCGCCGCCGAGATCGACCCCAGCCAGATCGCCACCTGCGTCTACGCGGTCCACGACCCCAACGAAGGACGGCTCGTCTACGCGTCGGCGGGTCATCTGCCGATCCTCGTACGTGCCGAGGACGGCACCGTCGCGCGCGCCGCCGACCCGACAGGCCCCCCGCTCGGCACCGGCGGCTGGATCCATACGTCCGGCACCATCGAGCTGGCACCCGGCTCGACCGCCGTCCTCTATACGGATGGTCTCGTCGAGCGCCGCAGCGAGGACATCGACGAGGGCGTGGCATCCCTGGAGCGCGCGCTGGCCGGCGCCAAGGGATCACCCCAGGTCGTCTGCGACCGGCTGATTCGCGCGATGGGCGTCACGGCCGAGCACGACGACGACGTCGCGGTGCTCGTCCTCCAGCACCCCGCCCGCACCGGGCACTCCGCCGAGCTGTTCCACAACGCCGCGCTCGACCTGCTCGGCGGCATCGAGGCCGCCCCGCGCGCCCGCGCGTTCGCCTCGGGAGTCCTCTCCTCGTGGCGCTTCCCCGTCGAGCTCAAGGACCTGGGCGTGCTCGCCACCAGCGAACTCGTCGCCAACTCCCTCCAGCACGGCACCCCGCCGATGCGGCTCAGACTCCGCCGTACGGACCGCAGGCTGATCATCGAGGTCACCGACGGGGACGATCATCTGCCGCTGCGCCGCCACGCGGAACCGGCGGACGAGGCGGGTCGCGGTATCTCGATCGTCGCGACGATCGCCTCCTCCTGGGGCTCCCGCCGCACACCGGGTGGCGGAAAGGCGGTCTGGTGCGAATTCGCCCTGCCGCACTGA
- a CDS encoding MFS transporter: MGAAMRRIQAGNALSAFGLGFTVPYLYVYVAQVRDLGAGTAGAVLAVFAMAALVVLPFTGRVIDRRGPLPVVVGGAALAAVGAVGMGVAASVPTAVFSAALLGAGTAVMQPALATMIVWCSEPSTRTRAFATQFFLQNLGLGIGGLIGGQIVDVGRPGSFTLLFGIEAAMFLVLAAVAGTVRLPRTSASASLPKEMAARAGGGGMRALLGHRAMVQLCALGFVLFFACYGQFESGLAAYGTEAAGINPSTLGIALAANTAVIVVAQFVVLRLVERRRRSRVVASVGLIWALAWIIAGYAGLGHGSQTMATAAFISTYALFGLGESMLSPTVAPLVADLAPDGMVGRYNAAFALVKQLALAVGPAVGGPMGAALHGPYIVTFVLFSLGVSVLALRLGRRLTPVQDQPSLAHTSRVVAVHKPEAVTASY, encoded by the coding sequence ATGGGCGCCGCGATGCGCCGGATCCAGGCGGGGAACGCGCTGAGCGCGTTCGGGCTCGGGTTCACCGTCCCGTATCTCTATGTGTATGTGGCCCAGGTGCGGGACCTGGGTGCCGGTACGGCGGGGGCAGTGCTGGCCGTCTTCGCCATGGCCGCGCTCGTCGTGCTGCCCTTCACCGGGCGTGTCATCGACCGGCGCGGGCCGTTGCCGGTCGTCGTCGGTGGTGCGGCGCTGGCCGCGGTGGGCGCCGTCGGTATGGGGGTGGCGGCGAGTGTGCCGACCGCCGTGTTCTCGGCCGCGCTGCTCGGTGCCGGTACGGCCGTCATGCAGCCCGCGCTCGCCACGATGATCGTCTGGTGCTCCGAGCCGTCGACCCGGACCCGGGCCTTCGCGACGCAGTTCTTCCTCCAGAACCTCGGGCTCGGCATCGGTGGTCTGATCGGTGGCCAGATCGTCGATGTCGGCAGGCCGGGGAGCTTCACCCTGCTGTTCGGTATCGAGGCCGCGATGTTCCTGGTGCTGGCCGCCGTCGCGGGCACGGTCCGGCTCCCCCGTACGTCCGCCTCCGCCTCCCTTCCCAAGGAGATGGCGGCGCGGGCCGGGGGCGGTGGGATGCGCGCGCTGCTCGGGCACCGGGCGATGGTGCAGCTGTGCGCGCTGGGCTTCGTGCTGTTCTTCGCCTGTTACGGACAGTTCGAGTCGGGGCTCGCCGCGTACGGCACCGAGGCCGCCGGGATTAACCCGTCGACGCTCGGCATCGCGCTGGCGGCCAATACGGCCGTGATCGTCGTCGCGCAGTTCGTCGTGCTCAGGCTGGTCGAGCGGCGCAGGCGGAGCCGGGTCGTCGCCTCGGTCGGGCTGATCTGGGCGCTCGCCTGGATCATCGCCGGGTACGCGGGCCTGGGGCACGGCAGCCAGACCATGGCGACCGCCGCCTTCATCTCCACGTACGCGCTGTTCGGGCTCGGTGAGTCGATGCTGTCGCCGACCGTGGCCCCGCTGGTGGCGGACCTGGCGCCGGACGGGATGGTCGGGCGGTACAACGCCGCTTTCGCTCTGGTCAAGCAGCTCGCGCTGGCCGTGGGTCCGGCCGTGGGCGGCCCGATGGGTGCCGCTCTGCACGGCCCGTACATCGTGACGTTCGTGCTCTTCTCGCTCGGTGTCAGTGTGCTGGCGCTCCGGCTGGGGCGGCGGCTCACCCCCGTACAGGACCAGCCGTCACTCGCCCACACCTCGCGTGTCGTGGCCGTCCACAAGCCGGAGGCCGTCACCGCCTCCTACTGA
- a CDS encoding MarR family transcriptional regulator, which yields MSDTPEEPSLDEQIAAYQREFDDLDPQVEKVVSALGRLNRRMNVAYGRQVSDLGISNAEWEVLKTLVLAGAPYRLGPGELAKRLGLTPAAMTHRVDRMAGEGLVTRDRDENNRVRVIVELTDEGRTKWLEAMRMASDFEEDLLQDLSAEERGLLGGLLTRLLRRVEHAQPDAGGRLTDLD from the coding sequence ATGTCAGACACCCCCGAGGAACCGAGCCTCGACGAACAGATCGCCGCCTATCAGCGCGAGTTCGACGATCTCGACCCCCAGGTGGAGAAGGTCGTCTCGGCGCTCGGCCGGCTCAACCGCCGGATGAACGTGGCGTACGGGAGACAGGTCTCCGACCTCGGCATCAGCAACGCCGAGTGGGAAGTCCTCAAGACCCTGGTCCTTGCCGGAGCCCCGTACCGCCTGGGACCGGGGGAACTGGCCAAACGCCTCGGCCTCACCCCGGCGGCGATGACTCATCGTGTCGACCGCATGGCGGGCGAGGGCCTGGTCACGCGGGACCGGGACGAGAACAACCGCGTACGGGTGATCGTCGAGCTGACGGACGAAGGCCGTACGAAGTGGCTGGAGGCCATGCGCATGGCCTCGGACTTCGAGGAGGACCTGCTCCAGGACCTCTCGGCCGAGGAACGCGGGCTACTCGGCGGGCTGTTGACGCGCCTGCTCCGCCGGGTGGAACACGCGCAGCCGGACGCCGGTGGACGCCTGACCGACCTGGACTGA
- a CDS encoding type VI secretion protein translates to MAAGGGPGPGAQRGIPDGLILGVLGFLLGITLFVWTATGLAALFAHGSWPESVTFTRTPSAIRQLVSAPHDLPAAWPGTPADELSGYGLFWGLFIGELMVAAVLTVFVLGVVVRWRALRTVRLRERARARARERAQGRGEAGAGVNADTGAEAEHVREAPVPAPTPAHVPAPAPVPVEQAVEQAPAAAPVPVPAPRTAPYAHVRYGDPRTRRPAAVQAIQDAEGPALVVTSDPTLWAETKDARAKLGPVLVYDPGHLCDTPDRLHWSPASGCEDADTAAARAGALLAPVRPLARLDAAMADTAQTLLRCWLHAAAVDSRPFKQVHRWAQGGNAHEAVRLLRTHPKAASGLAGLLESALTAHPERRDIAQQLTTRALTSLSSVHIREACTPNRADSLALDSFRAEGGTLYVVGEPIEDPRTRPGAMPLLTALASNVVEHGRRMAARSSAGRLDPPMTLVLDDVAAVAPLPALPELLAGGDEQGMPALVLLRSREQGRDRWPHQELPA, encoded by the coding sequence ATGGCGGCGGGAGGCGGGCCCGGACCCGGCGCACAGCGCGGGATCCCGGACGGTCTGATCCTCGGCGTGCTCGGCTTCCTGCTCGGGATCACCCTGTTCGTATGGACGGCGACAGGCCTCGCCGCGCTCTTCGCGCACGGCTCGTGGCCGGAATCGGTGACCTTCACGCGTACGCCGTCGGCGATAAGGCAGTTGGTCTCGGCGCCGCACGACCTGCCCGCCGCCTGGCCGGGCACCCCGGCGGACGAGCTCTCCGGATACGGCCTTTTCTGGGGCCTGTTCATCGGCGAGCTCATGGTGGCGGCCGTGCTGACGGTGTTCGTGCTGGGCGTGGTGGTCCGCTGGCGGGCGCTGCGTACGGTACGGCTCCGGGAACGCGCGCGTGCGCGTGCGCGGGAGCGGGCGCAGGGCCGCGGCGAAGCGGGCGCGGGCGTGAACGCGGATACGGGAGCCGAGGCGGAGCATGTACGGGAGGCTCCGGTCCCCGCGCCGACGCCTGCCCACGTCCCGGCCCCGGCCCCCGTTCCAGTGGAGCAGGCGGTCGAACAGGCCCCCGCCGCCGCGCCCGTACCCGTCCCCGCGCCCCGTACGGCCCCCTACGCCCACGTCCGCTACGGCGACCCCCGTACCCGCCGCCCCGCCGCCGTACAGGCCATCCAGGACGCCGAGGGCCCCGCGCTCGTCGTCACGTCCGACCCCACCCTCTGGGCCGAGACCAAGGACGCCCGCGCCAAACTCGGGCCCGTCCTCGTCTACGACCCCGGCCATCTCTGCGACACCCCGGACCGTCTCCACTGGTCCCCGGCCTCCGGCTGCGAGGACGCCGACACCGCCGCCGCGCGTGCCGGCGCGCTGCTCGCACCCGTCCGGCCACTGGCCCGGCTCGACGCCGCGATGGCCGACACGGCACAGACCCTGCTGCGTTGCTGGCTGCATGCGGCGGCCGTGGACTCACGGCCGTTCAAGCAGGTGCACCGCTGGGCGCAGGGCGGCAACGCGCACGAGGCCGTACGGCTGCTGCGTACGCACCCCAAGGCCGCCTCCGGGCTCGCGGGGCTGCTGGAGTCCGCGCTCACGGCGCACCCCGAACGCCGGGACATCGCACAGCAGTTGACGACACGTGCGCTGACCTCGCTGTCGTCCGTCCACATCCGTGAGGCGTGCACACCCAATCGCGCCGACTCGCTCGCGTTGGATTCTTTTCGTGCCGAGGGGGGAACGCTCTACGTGGTGGGTGAGCCGATCGAAGATCCGCGCACTCGCCCGGGAGCGATGCCGCTGCTGACCGCTCTCGCCTCGAACGTGGTCGAGCACGGCCGCCGCATGGCCGCACGGTCATCCGCCGGTCGGCTCGACCCACCAATGACGCTGGTGCTCGACGACGTGGCGGCGGTGGCGCCACTGCCCGCGCTGCCCGAGCTGCTGGCCGGCGGCGACGAGCAGGGGATGCCCGCCCTCGTCCTGCTGCGCTCGCGTGAACAGGGCCGCGACCGCTGGCCGCACCAGGAACTGCCCGCCTGA
- a CDS encoding histidine kinase, with protein MSGTYDGDAEGGSRSLTQLINRAAQRISGFDASHPIVWDLLPAGCLLLGGAIDLAGGGWRSVAPNPDVPTWAAALCTVGFALTVLRRRTRPLAMLLASLPFALLQAWSGAGLQIAAFCQLIVVFNIALRLPMRQLALSAVLLAVPLVVGAVRFPEDGWVIPLQSSLTSYAVVAMLGIVVPTRQEYTASLRERARQLEIERDQQAQLAAAAERTRIAREMHDILGHNLSVITGLADGGSYAARKNPQRATEALDAIATTSRQALTELRRLLGVLRNDAPHGAPAELTPQPGLGELDQLIDGVRAAGLPVHVTVTGDLETAPTGRQLTVYRVVREALTNTLKHGGPGATARVTLNRTPESLTAEITDTGRATASTGPGGRGITGMRERTALYAGTLDVGPLPPPDSGWRVHLHLPNDEDHRL; from the coding sequence ATGAGCGGGACATACGACGGCGACGCCGAGGGCGGCAGCAGATCGCTCACGCAGCTCATCAACCGCGCGGCTCAGCGGATCAGCGGCTTCGACGCGTCGCACCCGATCGTCTGGGACCTGCTGCCGGCCGGCTGCCTGCTGCTCGGCGGCGCGATCGACCTGGCCGGCGGCGGCTGGCGATCGGTCGCGCCCAACCCCGACGTACCGACGTGGGCGGCGGCGCTCTGCACGGTGGGCTTCGCGCTGACCGTGCTGCGCCGCCGTACGCGTCCCCTGGCAATGCTGCTCGCATCCTTGCCGTTCGCCCTGCTGCAAGCCTGGTCGGGTGCCGGCCTCCAGATCGCCGCGTTCTGCCAGCTGATCGTCGTCTTCAACATCGCACTGCGTCTGCCGATGCGCCAACTGGCCCTGAGCGCCGTGCTGCTGGCCGTTCCCCTCGTCGTGGGGGCGGTCCGCTTCCCGGAGGACGGCTGGGTCATACCCCTCCAGTCGTCCCTGACGAGCTACGCGGTCGTGGCGATGCTGGGGATCGTGGTGCCTACGAGGCAGGAGTACACGGCCTCGTTGAGGGAGCGGGCGAGACAGCTGGAGATCGAACGCGACCAGCAGGCCCAACTCGCGGCCGCCGCCGAACGCACCAGAATCGCACGCGAGATGCACGACATCCTCGGCCACAACCTCTCGGTCATCACGGGCCTCGCGGACGGCGGTTCGTACGCGGCGAGGAAGAACCCGCAGCGTGCCACCGAGGCCCTGGACGCGATCGCCACCACCAGCCGCCAGGCACTCACGGAACTGCGCCGACTGCTCGGCGTCCTCCGGAACGACGCCCCGCACGGCGCCCCCGCCGAACTGACACCACAGCCCGGCCTCGGCGAACTGGACCAACTGATCGACGGCGTAAGGGCGGCGGGCCTGCCGGTGCACGTCACGGTCACCGGCGACCTCGAAACCGCGCCGACGGGACGCCAGCTCACGGTCTACCGCGTCGTCCGGGAAGCCCTCACGAACACCCTCAAGCACGGCGGCCCCGGCGCCACGGCGAGGGTCACTCTCAACCGCACGCCCGAGTCCCTCACCGCGGAGATCACCGACACCGGCAGAGCGACGGCCTCGACGGGGCCGGGCGGACGCGGCATCACCGGCATGCGGGAACGGACCGCCCTGTACGCGGGCACACTTGACGTCGGACCGCTGCCACCGCCCGACAGCGGCTGGCGGGTCCATCTGCATCTGCCGAACGACGAGGACCACCGGCTGTGA
- a CDS encoding N-acetyltransferase → MDQTNRAERAVPLEEAEHAVRTERVARGVRAVRAVRTDEWAEAREFRLDALRDPAASIAFLETYEDAVRRPDSFWRERTERSARSASVRQFVAESADGGWAGSVVALVERRGTPGAIGGPSAYDQAHLVAVYVRPEHRGAGVLKELFDAATAWAWSLEEPRVERVRLYVDERNGRARAAYRKLGFEPSGESVPVDNDPSARELELAVSRPSA, encoded by the coding sequence ATGGACCAGACGAATCGCGCGGAGCGCGCCGTACCTCTTGAAGAGGCCGAACATGCCGTTCGTACTGAACGTGTCGCACGCGGTGTACGTGCCGTTCGTGCCGTACGCACGGACGAATGGGCCGAGGCCAGGGAGTTCCGGCTGGACGCCCTGCGGGATCCGGCCGCGTCGATCGCCTTCCTGGAAACGTACGAGGACGCCGTTCGACGCCCCGATTCCTTCTGGCGCGAGCGGACCGAGCGATCGGCGCGGAGCGCGTCCGTGCGGCAGTTCGTGGCCGAGTCGGCGGACGGTGGGTGGGCCGGTTCGGTGGTGGCGCTGGTCGAGCGGCGGGGCACGCCCGGCGCCATCGGTGGTCCCAGCGCGTACGACCAGGCGCACCTCGTCGCCGTGTACGTGAGGCCGGAGCACCGGGGCGCCGGTGTGCTGAAGGAGCTGTTCGACGCCGCCACCGCGTGGGCGTGGTCGCTGGAGGAGCCCCGTGTCGAGCGGGTGCGGTTGTACGTGGACGAGCGGAACGGGCGGGCGCGTGCCGCGTACCGCAAGCTCGGATTCGAGCCGAGCGGGGAGAGCGTCCCGGTCGACAACGATCCCTCCGCGCGGGAGTTGGAGCTCGCGGTGTCGCGGCCGTCGGCCTGA
- a CDS encoding ATP-binding cassette domain-containing protein, whose amino-acid sequence MIKANGLTKRYGGRAGGTGKNIVDDLTFTIEPGAVTGFLGPNGAGKSTTMRMILGLDAPTAGNVTVGDRAYAAHPAPLHEVGALLEARAVHPGRTAHHHLMALAHTHGIPRSRVRHVLDLTGLTDVAGSRVKGFSLGMGQRLGIAAALLGDPATVILDEPVNGLDPEGVLWIRNLLKSLAAEGRTVFVSSHLMSEMALTVERLIIIGRGRLLAETTVADFVRDSGITAMKVVSPDAATLASLLAGPGVEITPGAGPDELDVRGADGEHIGRIAAAHAVPVYELTPRTASLEQAFMDLTRDEVEYPAGGTTHDALTGAAA is encoded by the coding sequence ATGATCAAGGCCAACGGACTCACCAAACGCTACGGCGGCAGAGCCGGCGGAACCGGCAAGAACATCGTCGACGACCTCACCTTCACCATCGAGCCCGGCGCCGTCACCGGCTTCCTCGGCCCCAACGGCGCCGGCAAATCCACGACCATGCGCATGATCCTGGGCCTCGACGCCCCCACCGCCGGAAACGTCACCGTCGGCGACCGCGCCTACGCCGCACACCCCGCCCCGCTCCACGAGGTCGGCGCCCTCCTGGAGGCCCGCGCCGTCCACCCGGGCCGCACCGCCCACCACCACCTGATGGCACTCGCCCACACCCACGGCATCCCCCGCTCCCGCGTCCGGCACGTCCTGGACCTGACCGGCCTCACCGATGTCGCGGGCAGCCGGGTGAAGGGCTTCTCCCTCGGCATGGGCCAGCGCCTCGGCATCGCCGCCGCCCTGCTCGGCGACCCGGCCACGGTCATCCTCGACGAACCGGTCAACGGCCTCGACCCGGAGGGCGTCCTGTGGATCCGTAACCTCCTCAAGTCCCTGGCCGCCGAAGGCCGTACGGTCTTCGTCTCCTCCCACCTGATGAGCGAGATGGCGCTGACCGTCGAACGGCTCATCATCATCGGCCGCGGCAGGCTGCTCGCCGAGACGACGGTGGCCGACTTCGTACGGGACTCGGGCATCACGGCCATGAAGGTCGTCTCCCCCGACGCCGCCACGCTCGCCTCGCTGCTCGCGGGCCCCGGCGTCGAGATCACACCCGGCGCCGGCCCCGACGAACTGGACGTACGGGGCGCCGACGGCGAGCACATCGGCCGTATCGCCGCCGCCCACGCCGTCCCCGTGTACGAACTGACACCGCGCACCGCCTCGCTGGAGCAGGCATTCATGGACCTGACACGCGACGAGGTCGAGTACCCGGCCGGCGGCACCACCCACGACGCACTGACAGGAGCGGCGGCATGA
- a CDS encoding ATP-binding protein, which translates to MRDPMSAFTDAFTTFLFGKVETTRLPVRTSTGQAQAVYLPTAAPGLGDSGVIIGREVYSGKGYIYDPFQLYGQQLPAPHWLVLGESGNGKSALEKTYVLRQLRFRDRQVVVLDAQGEDGAGEWNLIAQELGITPIRLDPMAALDGGIKLNPLDPAITTTGQLALLRTIIEVAMGHGLDERSGFALKVAHAYVHATIVERQPVLMDIVEQLRHPEPESAEAMNVDIDDVRAWGLDVALVLDRLVDGDLRGMFDGPTTVGIDLDSPLIVFDLSHIDRNSIAMPILMAIVGVWLEHTWIRPDRKKRIFLVEEAWHIINSPFVAQLFQRLLKFGRRLGLSFVAVVHHLSDVVDGAAAKEAAAILKMASTRTIYAQKADEARSTGQVLGLPRWAVEIIPSLTPGIAVWDVNGNVQVVKHLVSEAERPLVFTDRAMTENSQASDASDAADAMNGGLPDDVRAAEWEAEQRAILMEQQRLNASSESTVA; encoded by the coding sequence ATGTCCGCCTTCACGGACGCCTTCACCACCTTCCTCTTCGGGAAGGTGGAGACCACCCGGCTGCCGGTCCGCACGTCCACCGGCCAGGCACAGGCCGTCTATCTGCCGACCGCGGCCCCCGGTCTCGGCGACTCGGGCGTCATCATCGGCCGCGAGGTCTACAGCGGCAAGGGCTACATCTACGACCCCTTCCAGCTGTACGGGCAGCAGCTCCCCGCGCCCCACTGGCTGGTCCTCGGCGAGTCCGGCAACGGCAAGTCGGCACTGGAGAAGACGTACGTCCTGCGGCAGTTGCGCTTCCGCGACCGACAGGTCGTCGTCCTCGACGCCCAGGGCGAGGACGGCGCAGGCGAGTGGAACCTCATCGCGCAGGAGCTGGGTATCACCCCCATCCGGCTCGACCCGATGGCGGCCCTGGACGGCGGCATCAAGCTCAACCCGCTCGACCCGGCGATCACCACGACCGGGCAGCTGGCCCTGCTGCGCACGATCATCGAGGTCGCGATGGGGCACGGCCTGGACGAACGCTCCGGCTTCGCCCTCAAGGTCGCGCACGCCTACGTCCACGCCACGATCGTCGAGCGCCAGCCCGTTCTGATGGACATCGTGGAGCAACTGCGCCACCCGGAGCCGGAGTCGGCCGAGGCGATGAACGTGGACATAGACGACGTACGGGCCTGGGGCCTGGACGTCGCCCTCGTCCTGGACCGGCTCGTCGACGGTGACCTGCGCGGCATGTTCGACGGCCCGACGACGGTCGGCATCGACCTCGACTCACCTCTCATCGTCTTCGACCTCTCGCACATCGACCGCAACTCGATCGCGATGCCGATCCTGATGGCGATCGTCGGCGTGTGGCTGGAGCACACCTGGATCCGCCCCGACCGGAAGAAGCGCATCTTCCTGGTCGAGGAGGCCTGGCACATCATCAACTCCCCCTTCGTCGCACAGCTCTTCCAGCGGCTCCTCAAGTTCGGCCGCCGGCTGGGGCTCTCGTTCGTGGCGGTCGTCCACCACCTCTCCGACGTGGTGGACGGCGCCGCCGCGAAGGAGGCCGCCGCCATCCTGAAGATGGCGTCGACCCGGACGATCTACGCGCAGAAGGCGGACGAGGCGCGCTCCACCGGCCAGGTGCTCGGGCTGCCGCGCTGGGCGGTCGAGATCATCCCGAGCCTGACGCCCGGTATCGCGGTGTGGGACGTCAACGGCAATGTCCAGGTGGTCAAACACCTGGTCAGCGAGGCCGAACGCCCACTGGTCTTCACCGACCGCGCCATGACGGAGAACAGCCAGGCGTCCGACGCCTCGGACGCCGCCGACGCCATGAACGGCGGGCTGCCCGACGACGTGAGAGCCGCCGAGTGGGAGGCCGAACAGCGCGCGATCCTGATGGAACAGCAGCGGCTGAACGCGTCCTCCGAGTCCACGGTGGCGTGA